Proteins encoded in a region of the Paenibacillus sp. W2I17 genome:
- a CDS encoding ABC transporter ATP-binding protein, whose protein sequence is MRNRLVLQGITQTFEDGGSKRTILDKLDLEVAEGELVAVMGPSGSGKSTFLSIAGALLEPTEGTVLLDGSSIMGKSKQDISNVRLQQLGFIFQSANLIPYLKVEEQLMVVAKLAGSDKNKAEKRVDELLDTVGLTHRRKAYAEKLSGGERQRVAIARALMNDPAVLLADEPTASLDAERGLDIVGMIARLVKEQSKSAVMVTHDERILPLCSRVLFLENGKLVQH, encoded by the coding sequence ATGAGAAACCGATTGGTATTACAGGGAATTACACAGACCTTTGAAGATGGCGGCAGCAAACGCACGATTCTGGACAAACTGGACCTTGAGGTTGCTGAAGGGGAACTTGTGGCTGTGATGGGGCCTTCCGGCTCGGGTAAAAGTACATTCCTGTCCATTGCTGGCGCACTTCTTGAACCAACGGAAGGAACGGTTTTGCTGGACGGGTCTTCTATTATGGGCAAAAGCAAACAAGATATATCCAATGTACGGCTCCAGCAACTCGGTTTTATCTTTCAAAGTGCCAACCTCATTCCGTATCTGAAAGTAGAAGAACAACTCATGGTCGTTGCAAAGCTCGCCGGATCGGATAAAAACAAGGCGGAGAAACGAGTGGATGAGTTGTTGGATACGGTAGGGTTAACCCATCGGCGGAAGGCGTATGCGGAGAAGCTGTCTGGCGGGGAACGTCAGCGGGTCGCCATTGCACGGGCCTTGATGAATGATCCGGCTGTTCTGCTCGCGGATGAACCGACAGCCAGTCTGGATGCGGAACGTGGACTGGATATTGTCGGCATGATTGCACGGCTCGTAAAGGAGCAGAGCAAGAGTGCAGTGATGGTTACGCATGATGAGCGGATTTTGCCGCTCTGTAGCCGGGTTCTTTTTTTGGAAAATGGAAAGCTGGTGCAGCATTAG
- a CDS encoding ABC transporter permease, translating into MYLAIREMRYAKGRYALIATIMVLVSFLVLFVTGLAQGLAYDNAASVKNMAATHFVLEQDSNHRFTRSQVDQDQLNQARSVVGQENAEPLGVKMTTVSPTGDTKKIDVTLFMVNPEGWLAPTVTEGSPITDKTNGQVVVDHKLSESGVTIGTVLVDQASGTEWTVGGFVQNESFSHSPVVFLNEQEWLTLQGGSRTSQGSADTNGNAPMYNAIAIKDGGDQVDRLSVAMPNTEVITKSDAVSAIPGYKEEQGSLLMMIAFLYVISAFVLAVFFYVITIQKTSQFGILKAIGTRNGYLAGSVSLQVLVLSVGSLIISVLLVRLFESILPASMPFQLGLSTLALTCVLFILMSVAGSLFSVWKVSKIDALDAIGRTAA; encoded by the coding sequence ATGTACTTGGCTATTCGGGAAATGAGGTATGCCAAAGGGCGCTATGCCTTAATTGCTACAATCATGGTACTTGTTTCATTTCTGGTACTGTTTGTTACAGGTCTTGCACAGGGGCTGGCGTATGATAACGCAGCTTCGGTCAAAAATATGGCAGCAACCCACTTTGTGCTGGAGCAGGATTCGAATCATCGGTTCACCCGGTCACAAGTGGATCAGGATCAACTTAATCAAGCTCGCTCCGTGGTGGGGCAAGAGAACGCTGAGCCACTCGGTGTGAAAATGACAACCGTCAGTCCAACCGGCGACACAAAAAAGATCGATGTCACGCTGTTCATGGTTAATCCGGAGGGCTGGCTTGCTCCAACGGTGACTGAAGGGTCTCCGATTACAGATAAGACGAACGGGCAAGTTGTGGTGGACCATAAGTTGTCTGAATCTGGTGTCACAATTGGCACCGTCTTGGTCGATCAAGCTTCGGGAACGGAGTGGACCGTTGGTGGATTTGTACAAAATGAGTCCTTCAGTCACTCCCCAGTGGTGTTCCTGAATGAACAGGAATGGCTTACGCTTCAAGGAGGTTCACGGACTTCGCAAGGTTCAGCAGACACCAATGGCAATGCGCCGATGTACAATGCTATTGCGATTAAGGATGGGGGCGATCAGGTAGACCGCCTGAGTGTTGCAATGCCTAATACGGAAGTCATCACAAAGTCGGATGCCGTATCGGCCATTCCTGGATATAAGGAAGAACAGGGATCATTGCTCATGATGATCGCATTTCTATATGTCATCTCGGCGTTTGTGCTTGCAGTATTCTTCTATGTCATCACGATTCAGAAAACGAGTCAGTTCGGCATATTAAAAGCCATCGGAACGCGGAATGGTTATCTGGCGGGGAGCGTTTCGTTACAAGTTCTGGTCTTGTCAGTTGGTAGTCTGATCATTAGTGTACTGTTGGTTCGACTGTTCGAGTCCATCTTGCCAGCATCAATGCCATTTCAATTAGGCTTGTCCACTCTCGCACTGACCTGTGTATTATTCATACTCATGTCTGTGGCGGGTTCGTTATTCTCGGTGTGGAAGGTTAGCAAAATTGATGCACTTGATGCGATTGGGAGGACAGCAGCATGA